From the genome of Saccopteryx bilineata isolate mSacBil1 chromosome 6, mSacBil1_pri_phased_curated, whole genome shotgun sequence, one region includes:
- the PCDH20 gene encoding protocadherin-20: MRGRGSARSSRALAVSWRPATWHPRLDMGRLSRPRSSTSLRKLPHLFLFLLFVGPFNCLASYSRATELLYSLNEGLPAGVLIGSLAEDLRLVPRAAGRQDQQLRPPERTGAEPSPPLSFSLASRGLSGQYVTLDNRSGELHTSAQEIDREALCLEGGGGAAWGGSISISSSPSSDSCLLLLDVLVLPQEYFRFVKVKIAIRDINDNAPQFPVSQISVWVPENAPVNTRLAIEHPAMDPDIGTNGVQTYRLLDYHRMFTLDVEENENGERTPYLIVMGLLDRETQDQYVSIIIAEDGGSPPLLGSATLTISISDINDNCPLFADSQINVTVYGNTTVGTPIAAVQAVDRDLGTNAQITYSYSQKVSQASKDLFHLDETTGVIKLFSEIGGSVLQTHKLTILANGPGCIPAVITALVSIIKVIFRPPEIVPRYIANEIDGIVYLKELEPVNTPIAFFTIRDPEGKYKVNCYLDGEGPFRLSPYKPYNNEYLLETTKPMDYELQQFYEIAVVAWNSEGFHVKKIIKVQLLDDNDNAPIFLQLLIELTIEENNSPNAFLTKLYATDADSGERGEVSYFLGPDAPSYFSLDSVTGILTVSTQLDREEKEKYRYTVRAVDSGKPPRESVATVALTVLDKNDNSPRFINKDFSFFVPENFPGYGEIGVISVTDADAGRNGWVALSVLNQSDIFVIDTGKGMLRAKVSLDREQQSSYTLWVEAVDGGEPALSSTAKITILLLDINDNPPLVLFPQSNMSYLLVLPSTLPGSPVTEVYAVDKDTGMNAVIAYSIIGRRGPRPESFRIDPKTGNITLEEALLQTDYGLHRLLVKVSDHGYPEPLHSTVMVNLFVNDTVSNESYIESLLRKEPEINIEEKEPQISIEPTHRKVESVSCMPTLVALSVISLSSITLVTGMGIYICLRRGKKHPREDENLEVQIPLKGKIDLHMRERKPMDISNI; this comes from the exons ATGCGCGGCCGAGGGAGTGCGCGCAGCTCACGGGCCCTGGCAGTGAGCTGGCGCCCGGCGACCTGGCACCCGCGCCTGGATATGGGGCGGCTAAGTCGTCCCAGGAGCAGCACCAGCCTCAGGAAACTGCCG catctgtttctgtttctcctcttcGTGGGACCGTTCAACTGCCTCGCGAGTTACAGCCGGGCCACGGAGCTTCTGTACAGCCTGAACGAGGGACTGCCCGCGGGAGTGCTCATCGGCAGCCTGGCCGAGGACCTGCGGCTGGTGCCCCGGGCCGCGGGGAGGCAGGACCAGCAGCTGCGGCCGCCCGAGCGCACCGGCGCCGAGCCgagccctcctctctccttcagcCTGGCCTCCCGGGGACTGAGTGGACAGTATGTGACCCTAGACAACCGCTCTGGGGAGTTGCACACTTCTGCCCAGGAGATTGACAGGGAGGCCTTGTGTCTTGAAGGAGGTGGAGGGGCTGCCTGGGGCGGCAGCATTtccatttcctcctccccttcttctgaCTCCTGTCTTTTGCTTCTGGATGTACTAGTCCTGCCTCAGGAATATTTTAGGTTTGTGAAGGTGAAAATCGCTATTCGGGACATCAATGACAATGCCCCACAGTTCCCTGTTTCCCAAATCTCGGTTTGGGTCCCAGAAAATGCACCTGTAAACACCCGGCTGGCCATAGAGCATCCTGCCATGGACCCAGATATAGGCACGAATGGGGTGCAGACCTACCGCTTATTGGACTACCACCGGATGTTCACCCTGGATGTGGAGGAGAATGAGAATGGAGAGCGCACTCCCTACCTAATAGTCATGGGGCTGTTGGACAGGGAGACCCAAGACCAGTATGTGAGCATCATCATAGCTGAGGATGGTGGATCTCCACCACTGCTCGGCAGCGCCACCCTCACCATCAGCATAAGTGACATTAATGATAACTGCCCTCTTTTTGCAGATTCACAGATCAATGTCACTGTGTATGGGAATACTACAGTAGGCACACCGATCGCAGCTGTGCAGGCTGTGGATAGAGACTTGGGGACCAATGCTCAGATCACCTACTCTTACAGCCAGAAAGTTTCACAAGCATCCAAGGATTTATTCCATCTGGATGAAACCACTGGAGTCATTAAACTTTTCAGTGAGATTGGGGGAAGTGTTCTGCAAACACACAAGCTCACCATCCTTGCGAATGGGCCAGGCTGCATCCCTGCTGTGATCACTGCCCTGGTGTCCATAATCAAAGTTATTTTCAGACCACCAGAAATTGTCCCCCGTTATATAGCAAACGAGATAGATGGTATTGTTTACCTGAAAGAACTGGAACCTGTTAACACTCCAATTGCTTTCTTTACCATAAGAGATCCAGAAGGAAAATACAAGGTGAACTGCTACCTGGACGGGGAAGGGCCATTTAGGCTATCACCCTACAAACCATACAATAATGAGTACTTGCTAGAAACCACAAAACCTATGGATTATGAGCTACAGCAGTTCTATGAAATAGCTGTAGTCGCCTGGAATTCTGAAGGATTTCACgtcaaaaaaattattaaagtgcAACTGTTAGATGACAATGATAATGCTCCAATTTTCCTTCAACTCTTGATAGAACTAACCATTGAAGAAAACAACTCACCCAATGCCTTTTTGACTAAGCTGTACGCTACCGATGCTGACAGTGGAGAGAGAGGCGAAGTTTCATATTTTCTGGGACCTGATGCTCCATCATATTTTTCCTTAGACAGTGTCACAGGAATTCTGACAGTTTCTACTCAGCTGGAccgagaagagaaagaaaagtacaggTACACAGTCAGAGCTGTTGACTCTGGCAAGCCACCCAGAGAATCCGTAGCCACTGTGGCCCTCACAGTGTtggataaaaatgacaacagccctAGGTTCATCAACAAGGACTTCAGCTTTTTTGTGCCAGAAAACTTTCCAGGATATGGTGAAATTGGAGTGATCAGTGTAACAGATGCCGACGCTGGGCGAAATGGGTGGGTCGCCCTCTCCGTGTTGAATCAGAGTGATATTTTTGTAATAGACACAGGAAAAGGCATGCTGAGAGCTAAAGTCTCATTGGACAGAGAGCAGCAAAGCTCCTATACTTTGTGGGTTGAAGCTGTCGATGGGGGTGAGCCTGCCCTCTCTTCTACCGCGAAAATCACAATCCTCCTCCTAGATATCAATGACAACCCCCCTCTTGTTCTATTTCCTCAGTCTAATATGTCTTATCTGTTGGTACTGCCTTCTACTCTTCCAGGCTCCCCGGTGACAGAGGTCTATGCTGTAGACAAAGACACAGGCATGAATGCTGTGATAGCTTACAGCATCATAGGAAGAAGGGGTCCTAGGCCTGAATCCTTTAGGATTGACCCTAAAACTGGCAACATTACTTTGGAAGAGGCACTGCTGCAGACAGATTATGGATTGCATCGTTTACTGGTTAAAGTGAGTGATCATGGTTATCCCGAACCTCTCCATTCCACGGTCATGGTGAACCTATTTGTTAATGACACTGTCAGTAATGAGAGCTACATTGAAAGTCTTTTAAGAAAAGAACCAGAAATTAATATAGAGGAGAAAGAACCACAGATCTCAATAGAACCGACTCATAGGAAAGTCGAATCTGTGTCCTGTATGCCCACCTTAGTAGCTCTTTCTGTGATAAGCTTGAGTTCTATTACACTGGTAACAGGGATGGGCATATACATCTGCTTAAGGAGAGGGAAAAAGCATCCCAGGGAAGATGAAAATTTGGAAGTACAAATTCCACTGAAAGGAAAAATTGATCTGCACATGAGGGAGAGGAAACCGATggatatttctaatatttaa